Proteins from a single region of Streptomyces vinaceus:
- a CDS encoding aldo/keto reductase, giving the protein MRYIPLGSSGLQVSAVGLGCNNFGGRLDAQATRAVVDAALDAGITLLDTADIYGGRGGSERHLGQALKGRRDQVVLATKFGYAGMSMEYGPAAGSPGGRAYVRRAVEESLRRLDTDHIDLYQLHSPDPATPVAETLAALTELVAEGKIRYIGHSNFSGWQLAEAAHVARETGAVPFVSAQNEWSLLQRSAERELVPAAVHYGLGVLPYFPLANGLLTGKIRRGAAVPAGSRLEGRDGYVTEERLDTVEALAAVADKYGRSILELAIGWLSAQPGCSSVIAGATSPEQVRANAAVADRPLEPELLAEIDAIAGPAA; this is encoded by the coding sequence ATGCGCTACATCCCGCTGGGCAGTTCAGGTCTCCAGGTCTCCGCCGTCGGCCTCGGTTGCAACAACTTCGGCGGCCGCCTCGACGCGCAGGCCACCCGCGCCGTCGTCGACGCCGCCCTCGACGCCGGGATCACCCTGCTCGACACCGCCGACATCTACGGCGGGCGCGGCGGGTCCGAGCGCCACCTCGGGCAGGCCCTCAAGGGGCGCCGCGACCAGGTCGTGCTCGCCACCAAGTTCGGCTACGCGGGCATGTCCATGGAGTACGGGCCCGCCGCCGGATCCCCCGGCGGCCGCGCGTACGTCCGGCGGGCCGTCGAGGAGTCACTGCGCCGCCTGGACACCGACCACATCGACCTCTACCAGTTGCACAGCCCCGACCCGGCGACCCCCGTCGCCGAGACGCTCGCCGCGCTGACCGAGCTCGTCGCCGAGGGCAAGATCCGCTACATCGGCCACTCCAACTTCAGCGGCTGGCAGCTCGCCGAAGCCGCCCACGTCGCCCGCGAGACCGGTGCGGTGCCCTTCGTATCGGCGCAGAACGAATGGTCGCTGCTCCAGCGGTCCGCGGAGCGGGAGCTGGTCCCGGCCGCCGTGCACTACGGCCTCGGGGTGCTCCCGTACTTCCCGCTCGCCAACGGCCTGCTGACCGGCAAGATCCGCCGCGGCGCGGCCGTCCCGGCCGGCTCCCGGCTGGAGGGCCGCGACGGCTACGTCACCGAGGAGCGCCTCGACACCGTCGAGGCCCTGGCCGCGGTCGCCGACAAGTACGGCCGCAGCATCCTCGAACTCGCCATCGGCTGGCTCTCCGCGCAGCCCGGCTGCTCCTCCGTCATCGCCGGCGCCACCTCGCCCGAGCAGGTGAGGGCCAACGCGGCGGTCGCCGACCGCCCGCTGGAGCCCGAACTCCTCGCGGAGATCGACGCGATCGCGGGTCCGGCGGCCTGA
- a CDS encoding ABC transporter permease encodes MSAVTEVAPGYRAGRTLPLRVEALRQWRRRRTLVMGGVLAALPFIMIIAFAVGGGQDGAGGRDGRITLIDTATASGANFAATCLFVSAGFLLVVPVALFCGDTVASEASWSSLRYLLASPVPRARLLWSKLVVALGFSLAAMVLLPVVALAAGTAAYGWGPLKLPTGGSLTAAQSVPRLALVVAFVFVSQLVTAGLAFWLSTRTDAPLGAVGGAVGLTIVGNVLDAVTALGSWREFLPAHWQFAWADALQPHLEWGGMIKGAAVSVSYALVLFALAFRGFSRKDIVS; translated from the coding sequence TTGAGCGCCGTGACGGAGGTGGCCCCCGGGTACCGGGCGGGCCGTACGCTGCCGCTGCGCGTGGAGGCGCTGCGGCAGTGGCGCCGGCGGCGGACGCTGGTGATGGGCGGGGTGCTGGCCGCGCTGCCGTTCATCATGATCATCGCGTTCGCGGTGGGCGGCGGCCAGGACGGCGCGGGCGGCAGGGACGGGCGGATCACGCTCATCGACACGGCGACGGCCTCGGGGGCGAACTTCGCCGCCACCTGCCTGTTCGTGTCGGCCGGGTTCCTGCTGGTGGTGCCGGTGGCGCTGTTCTGCGGGGACACGGTGGCCTCGGAGGCGAGCTGGTCCTCGCTGCGCTACCTGCTGGCCTCGCCGGTCCCCAGGGCCCGGCTGCTGTGGAGCAAGCTGGTGGTGGCGCTGGGCTTCAGTCTGGCGGCGATGGTGCTGCTGCCGGTGGTGGCGCTGGCGGCGGGCACGGCGGCGTACGGCTGGGGCCCGCTGAAGCTGCCCACGGGCGGCTCGCTGACGGCGGCGCAGAGCGTGCCGCGGCTCGCGCTGGTGGTGGCGTTCGTCTTCGTGTCGCAGCTGGTCACGGCGGGGCTGGCGTTCTGGCTGTCGACGCGGACGGACGCGCCGCTGGGCGCGGTGGGCGGCGCGGTCGGCCTGACGATCGTCGGCAACGTGCTGGACGCCGTGACGGCGCTCGGCTCCTGGCGGGAGTTCCTGCCCGCGCACTGGCAGTTCGCGTGGGCGGACGCGCTCCAGCCGCACCTGGAATGGGGCGGGATGATCAAGGGGGCGGCGGTGTCGGTGTCGTACGCGCTGGTGCTGTTCGCGCTCGCGTTCCGCGGGTTCTCGCGCAAGGACATCGTGTCCTGA
- a CDS encoding carbonic anhydrase: MRTAGLPARRTVLTAGLAAAAGALSGCSAAPPPKVATAAPQPRPATPQAAFARLMEGNRRWVSGNLDHPDRDPERRELVAEAQDPFGVVLSCIDSRVAPELIFDTGLGDLYVLRTGGQAIGPVVTGSVEYGPMTGGTPLVVVLGHQRCGAVEAAYKSLKAGKPLPGNLEALAKAMVPAYELTAKDPGADPVDTMTHHQIKVTADGLRSNADLGPLVEKGTLGVVGAYYSLDTGKVEVLTGAPA, translated from the coding sequence ATGCGCACAGCAGGACTTCCGGCTCGCAGGACCGTACTGACCGCGGGCCTCGCGGCCGCCGCCGGCGCCCTCTCGGGGTGCTCGGCCGCGCCTCCCCCGAAGGTGGCGACCGCGGCCCCGCAGCCGCGGCCGGCCACCCCGCAGGCCGCGTTCGCCCGCCTGATGGAGGGCAACAGGCGCTGGGTGAGCGGCAACCTCGACCATCCCGACCGGGATCCGGAGCGGCGCGAGCTGGTCGCCGAGGCGCAGGACCCCTTCGGGGTGGTCCTGTCGTGCATCGACTCCCGGGTCGCGCCCGAGCTGATCTTCGACACGGGGCTCGGGGACCTGTACGTCCTGCGCACGGGCGGGCAGGCGATCGGGCCGGTGGTGACGGGCTCCGTCGAGTACGGGCCCATGACGGGCGGGACCCCGCTGGTCGTCGTGCTCGGCCACCAGCGGTGCGGGGCGGTCGAGGCCGCGTACAAGTCGCTGAAGGCCGGAAAGCCGCTGCCCGGCAATCTGGAGGCGCTCGCGAAGGCGATGGTGCCGGCGTACGAGCTGACGGCGAAGGACCCCGGCGCCGATCCCGTCGACACCATGACCCACCACCAGATCAAGGTGACCGCGGACGGTCTGCGGTCCAACGCCGACCTGGGGCCCCTCGTGGAGAAGGGCACCCTGGGCGTCGTCGGCGCGTACTACTCCCTGGACACGGGCAAGGTCGAGGTCCTGACGGGCGCGCCCGCCTGA
- the galK gene encoding galactokinase, translated as MSTAADGFHRLYGSPPEGVWAAPGRVNLIGEHTDYNDGFALPFALPHRTEVAAARRPDRTLRIHSDGFPSGVVTLDLDGAGGLDPARPPRGPHSWAAYPAAVAWALLDAGLPLGGADLHIRSDVPTGAGLSSSAALEVATALALTDLYAVPLARPDLAALARRAENAYVGVPCGVMDQMASACATAGHALHLDTRTLERRHIPFDCAAAGLRLLVIDTRVQHALGDGAYAERLASCHGAAAALGLPALRDLPYEELEPALARLDDPVRRRRVRHVVTENERVFRVEELLRAGRLRETGPLLSEGHASLRDDYEVSCPELDLAVSTAEAAGAYGARMTGGGFGGSALALIDADAEAAVARAVTEAFAAAGFKPPRVTPAAPAAGAERVL; from the coding sequence CGAGGGGGTCTGGGCCGCTCCGGGCCGGGTCAACCTGATCGGCGAACACACCGACTACAACGACGGCTTCGCCCTGCCCTTCGCGCTCCCGCACCGCACCGAGGTGGCGGCGGCCCGCCGCCCCGACCGCACGCTGCGGATCCACTCCGACGGCTTCCCGTCGGGCGTGGTCACCCTCGACCTCGACGGCGCGGGCGGCCTCGACCCGGCCCGCCCGCCCCGGGGCCCGCACAGCTGGGCCGCCTACCCCGCCGCGGTCGCCTGGGCGCTGCTCGACGCAGGCCTGCCCCTCGGCGGCGCCGACCTCCACATCCGCTCCGACGTCCCCACCGGAGCCGGACTCTCCTCGTCCGCCGCCCTGGAGGTGGCCACCGCCCTCGCGCTCACCGATCTGTACGCGGTACCGCTCGCCCGGCCCGACCTGGCCGCGCTCGCCCGCCGCGCCGAGAACGCGTACGTCGGCGTGCCCTGCGGGGTGATGGACCAGATGGCCTCCGCCTGCGCCACCGCGGGCCACGCCCTCCACCTCGACACCCGCACGCTCGAACGGCGGCACATCCCCTTCGACTGCGCCGCGGCCGGGCTGCGCCTGCTGGTCATCGACACCCGTGTCCAGCACGCCCTCGGTGACGGGGCGTACGCCGAGCGCCTCGCCTCCTGCCACGGCGCGGCCGCCGCACTCGGGCTGCCCGCGCTGCGCGACCTCCCGTACGAGGAGCTGGAGCCGGCGCTGGCCCGCCTCGACGATCCGGTCCGGCGCCGGCGCGTGCGGCACGTCGTCACCGAGAACGAACGGGTATTCCGAGTGGAGGAACTGCTGCGCGCCGGCCGGCTGCGCGAGACCGGCCCGCTGCTGAGCGAGGGCCACGCCTCGCTGCGCGACGACTACGAGGTGTCCTGCCCCGAGCTGGACCTGGCCGTCTCCACCGCCGAGGCGGCGGGCGCCTACGGGGCCCGGATGACCGGCGGCGGCTTCGGCGGTTCGGCGCTGGCCCTGATCGACGCGGACGCGGAGGCGGCCGTGGCCCGGGCGGTCACGGAGGCCTTCGCCGCGGCCGGCTTCAAGCCGCCGCGCGTGACGCCGGCGGCCCCGGCCGCCGGGGCCGAACGCGTCCTGTGA